One stretch of Monomorium pharaonis isolate MP-MQ-018 chromosome 10, ASM1337386v2, whole genome shotgun sequence DNA includes these proteins:
- the LOC105833851 gene encoding uncharacterized protein YMR317W isoform X6, with the protein MDPVSPWYTSYNRLTAGSSGTFQTPSTTTGDFVSHHLATTATQAVPSTTTSQLLLQAAHTTATLAGQPSPFNPGGFLSPPPVGYEVFSPLFHPNTKQAHYVTQHRQQVLAQAQAVSATKQNATTESDISTLRENYSSSHQVTFFEQQGASTTSPTTSALSWTSQNNTQLPSPFGILPHESVVPSSPAPSSTKSSGTDYESAFNTHFSTQTINNINASQITSPSACNADFKSSSCPTESKKSISVRSQSPVISVKSTISTSQVSNSQTFFHQVPTFSSDTLSDNYSGAGNESQSATENDKVQSSLQHQQSCIVSTSNSSDKEYRISQPSSRSATSTTIFLSAPARSSSTQVIQDKQETRNGNFVSLPNKAATTITTQQNIQTKAQTKSYPGIGNHGMEHRRNEQQRHDNSQSSPISFSIMENRNLNYTANNTTNCNNTNGKLTNSQRTLSNSNLQSHSQQQQTFHVLNQQQQATSYRHYLTGSTSDTEYHPGRSKSATSTDSAYSSNTSTQNGHDCSVVVPRRPSPLQTHSQASPLGHVPSPAYPMYNSPMATMSPSPLQQHETNGNQCTNSTSYKNGVTQQVAPRSPLDVTVPRPASQGQVAYSSVITRALSTTENNKATYNTESKTYDRQQQQDFSQTQKQQICWENENRQTVNGTRKFSVYVGANTTSDINMQSTLPVQQQVQRLMNVSADRQQSYFEANQVTLQDLSSCRGDPMSIVKNLQTLQGPYLQQHTTLATSVGIAEQQPKQVEERRKADNVNKKKRNLERGGHGTSLSNEFTGGTMMTEYLSRIPPPAHHNAANQQQQNGYFEFERWNLPPPTAKIFPTASSAFGSQSSLHHSSNFVGTSAHQHQSLMVSHHHAPPPIPYFPAFHIPTGHHSHHSHEFQSSVEITPIGFGETTMNQNTNYNQEIRDDQPKVIVPNIEEELGFLQQNQQLNLQNMNQINKDFKQPNRDPNTGFMMSYLKFLQGERDSSPPPALRGGRKMTWNRSKPYIPIESSKATEISINGESVKSQEKSIVKEMSVKQIPAIDYANDPRYFPLPKERKKLNFDSSDDGFTSDDDFFSSKKTEKKVQNVNNMNNIEVVAVKLEGKGRKGRPIKPGGPTDRKRRAAAAAAAAETEKKSSKTIEEVDPLLLPPRRETSRRKAKEKTSVKQFLDRQQGIDYFDNDEEQVDSDSDPAWTPAVKLIGDEDEKRKKRTRPVITKKIRKMLEEDDYSSGEVIISKKLTRKKYEAVSKNSNSSSKLSCRIDEKLAAANDEDIDILPFKHLIGSSEDVSGEFVVIKTDLDEEEDPPLWRIDGKTLLQKYQPFKSNGKTLYKNIPTYSAWVSQNRHIYQQVPVKFWQQGKTETIVEFLRDEMIIDDRCYKKNLHMQELYSSMLGTRYIYKVHALLDAWKRSKNEEKNY; encoded by the exons ATGGATCCCGTTAGTCCATGGTACACGTCATATAATCGTCTAACTGCGGGTAGCTCTGGAACGTTTCAAACACCGTCGACTACAACTGGCGACTTTGTATCTCATCATTTAGCAACAACTGCTACGCAAGCAGTGCCATCAACAACAACGTCACAGTTACTTCTTCAGGCGGCTCATACGACAGCAACTCTGGCAGGCCAACCATCCCCTTTTAACCCAGGGGGGTTTTTATCTCCGCCTCCTGTAGGTTATGAAGTTTTCTCACCTCTGTTTCATCCTAATACTAAGCAGGCGCATTATGTCACTCAGCACAGGCAACAAGTACTCGCTCAAGCGCAAGCAGTGTCAGCGACAAAACAAAACGCTACGACCGAATCTGATATTTCTACGTTGAGAGAGAATTATAGCTCATCTCATCAAGTTACATTTTTCGAGCAACAAGGAGCATCAACGACATCGCCTACGACATCGGCACTGTCATGGACGTCTCAGAACAACACACAACTCCCTAGCCCGTTTGGTATTTTGCCGCATGAAAGCGTTGTTCCATCGTCTCCGGCTCCGTCTTCTACAAAATCTAGTGGCACTGACTATGAAAGTGCATTTAACACTCATTTTAGTACACAGACCATAAATAACATTAACGCGTCTCAAATAACCAGTCCATCTGCGTGCAATGCAGATTTCAAATCGTCAAGCTGCCCGACCGAATCGAAAAAATCGATCAGTGTAAGATCTCAATCACCTGTCATCAGCGTAAAGTCTACTATTTCCACATCACAAGTTAGCAATAGCCAAACGTTTTTTCATCAAGTTCCAACTTTTAGTTCTGATACCTTGAGTGATAATTATTCGGGTGCTGGTAATGAAAGTCAGTCCGCCACTGAAAATGACAAAGTGCAGTCGTCGCTGCAACATCAGCAATCGTGTATTGTCTCGACGAGCAACTCTTCTGATAAAGAATACCGAATATCACAACCGTCCTCGAGATCGGCAACGTCGACAACGATCTTTCTAAGCGCCCCTGCTCGGTCAAGTTCTACACAAGTGATTCAGGACAAACAAGAAACACGTAATGGTAATTTTGTGTCACTACCTAATAAAGCGGCGACCACTATCACGACACAACAGAATATTCAGACCAAAGCGCAGACTAAGAGTTATCCAGGTATAGGAAACCATGGAATGGAGCACCGACGAAACGAGCAACAAAGGCATGATAATAGTCAGTCGTCTCCGATCAGCTTTTCTATCATGGAAAATCGCAACTTAAATTACACTGCAAATAATACCACTAATTGCAATAACACGAATGGCAAGCTTACGAACAGTCAGAGAACATTGTCTAATAGCAACTTACAATCACATTCTCAGCAGCAACAAACGTTTCATGTTTTGAATCAGCAACAGCAGGCTACATCTTACAGACATTATTTAACAGGATCGACGAGCGACACGGAATATCATCCAGGCAGATCCAAGTCTGCAACGTCGACGGATTCCGCTTACTCATCTAATACTTCAACGCAAAATGGACACGATTGCAGCGTTGTTGTTCCACGGCGACCGAGCCCACTGCAGACTCATTCACAAGCTAGTCCCTTGGGCCACGTGCCAAGTCCGGCGTATCCCATGTACAACAGTCCGATGGCGACTATGTCGCCATCGCCGTTGCAACAACACGAGACCAACGGCAATCAGTGTACTAATAGTACATCATATAAAAACGGAGTCACTCAACAAGTTGCTCCGAGATCACCCTTGGATGTTACTGTTCCCAGACCGGCGTCGCAGGGACAGGTAGCTTATTCATCGGTGATCACACGAGCATTGAGCACTACGGAGAATAATAAGGCGACTTACAACACAGAAAGTAAAACGTACGATAGACAGCAGCAACAGGACTTCTCACAAACGCAGAAGCAACAGATTTGTTGGGAAAATGAAAATCGGCAAACGGTGAACGGTACTAGGAAGTTTTCCGTCTATGTTGGCGCGAATACGACCAGTGATATAAACATGCAAAGTACTTTACCAGTTCAACAGCAAGTACAAAGGCTCATGAATGTATCAGCGGATAGGCAGCAGTCATATTTTGAAGCTAATCAAGTGACATTACAAGATTTAAGTAGCTGTAGAGGAGACCCAATGAGCATCGTGAAGAACTTACAAACGTTGCAAGGACCCTACTTACAACAGCATACGACTCTTGCTACTTCGGTTGGCATCGCGGAACAGCAACCAAAGCAGGTTGAAGAACGACGAAAGGCTgacaatgttaataaaaagaaaagaaatttagaaaGAGGTGGTCATGGTACATCATTATCCAACGAGTTTACAGGTGGTACGATGATGACGGAATATCTCAGTAGAATACCTCCACCTGCACATCACAACGCAGCGAATCAACAGCAGCAAAATGGTTACTTCGAGTTTGAACGATGGAACTTACCACCACCGACCGCTAAGATATTTCCCACAGCGTCCAGCGCCTTTGGTTCTCAGTCGTCGTTGCACCATTCAAGTAACTTTGTGGGTACTTCGGCTCATCAGCATCAATCGTTAATGGTGTCGCACCATCACGCACCACCACCCATTCCGTATTTTCCGGCTTTTCATATTCCCACGGGTCATCATTCACATCACTCGCACGAATTTCAATCTTCAGTTGAGATAACACCAATAGGATTCGGTGAGACCACTATGAATCAAAACACCAATTACAATCAAGAGATCAGAGACGATCAGCCTAAAGTAATTGTTCCTAATATTGAGGAGGAATTAGGTTTTCTTCAGCAGAATCAACAATTGAATCTGCAAAATATGAATCAAATAAACAAGGACTTCAAACAGCCCAACAGAGATCCTAATACGGGATTTATGATGAGCTATTTGAAATTTCTGCAGGGTGAAAGGGATTCTTCTCCACCGCCTGCCCTACGCGGAGGTAGAAAAATGACATGGAATAGGTCAAAACCATATATACCCATTGAATCGAGCAAAGCTACAGAAATTTCAATTAACGGTGAAAGTGTTAAATCTCAAGAAAAGTCGATAGTAAAAGAGATGTCGGTTAAGCAAATACCTGCAATAGATTATGCTAATGATCCTAGGTACTTTCCGTTaccgaaagaaagaaagaaactcAATTTTGATTCGAGTGACGATGGATTTACTAGTGacgatgattttttttcttctaaaaaaacGGAGAAAAAAGTGcagaatgtaaataatatgaataatattgagGTTGTTGCTGTAAAATTAGAAGGAAAAGGTAGGAAAGGCCGACCTATCAAGCCTGGTGGACCCACGGACAGGAAGAGAAGAGCCGCTGCGGCAGCGGCAGCAgcagaaacagaaaaaaagtcTTCAAAAACAATTGAAGAAG TGGATCCTTTGCTTCTTCCTCCCAGACGTGAAACATCGAGAAGAAAGGCAAAAGAGAAAACGTcagtaaaacaatttttagatCGACAACAGGGTATAGATTACTTTGATAACGACGAGGAACAGGTAGATTCCGATTCCGATCCAGCATGGACACCTGCTGTAAAATTGATTGGCGATGAAgacgagaaaagaaagaaacgcaCAAGGCCCGTTAtcactaaaaaaattagaaagatgtTAGAAGAGGATGACTATTCATCTGGTGAAGTCatcatttcaaaaaaattgacaaGGAAGAAATACGAGGCGGTCTCGAAAAATTCTAATAGCTCCAGCAAACTTTCGTGCAGAATTGATGAAAAATTAGCTGCGGCAAATGATGAAGATATTGATATCTTACCATTTAAG CATTTGATAGGCAGTTCAGAAGACGtg TCTGGTGAATTTGTCGTGATTAAAACAGATTTGGATGAGGAAGAGGATCCTCCTCTTTGGAGAATAGATGGCAAAACATTACTTCAAAAATATCAGCCGTTTAAGTCCAATGGAAAAACTTTATACAAAAACATTCCTAcg tattctGCATGGGTTTCACAAAATCGTCACATATACCAACAAGTACCGGTGAAATTCTGGCAGCAGGGCAAGACAGAGACAATTGTGGAATTTTTGAGGGATGAGATGATCATTGACGACAG gtgttataagaaaaatttacacatGCAGGAATTGTATTCCTCAATGCTCGGCACGAGGTATATCTACAAAGTACATGCGTTACTAGACGCGTGGAAGAGATCAAAGAATGAGgagaaaaactattaa
- the LOC105833851 gene encoding uncharacterized protein YMR317W isoform X7, whose protein sequence is MDPVSPWYTSYNRLTAGSSGTFQTPSTTTGDFVSHHLATTATQAVPSTTTSQLLLQAAHTTATLAGQPSPFNPGGFLSPPPVGYEVFSPLFHPNTKQAHYVTQHRQQVLAQAQAVSATKQNATTESDISTLRENYSSSHQVTFFEQQGASTTSPTTSALSWTSQNNTQLPSPFGILPHESVVPSSPAPSSTKSSGTDYESAFNTHFSTQTINNINASQITSPSACNADFKSSSCPTESKKSISVRSQSPVISVKSTISTSQVSNSQTFFHQVPTFSSDTLSDNYSGAGNESQSATENDKVQSSLQHQQSCIVSTSNSSDKEYRISQPSSRSATSTTIFLSAPARSSSTQVIQDKQETRNGNFVSLPNKAATTITTQQNIQTKAQTKSYPGIGNHGMEHRRNEQQRHDNSQSSPISFSIMENRNLNYTANNTTNCNNTNGKLTNSQRTLSNSNLQSHSQQQQTFHVLNQQQQATSYRHYLTGSTSDTEYHPGRSKSATSTDSAYSSNTSTQNGHDCSVVVPRRPSPLQTHSQASPLGHVPSPAYPMYNSPMATMSPSPLQQHETNGNQCTNSTSYKNGVTQQVAPRSPLDVTVPRPASQGQVAYSSVITRALSTTENNKATYNTESKTYDRQQQQDFSQTQKQQICWENENRQTVNGTRKFSVYVGANTTSDINMQSTLPVQQQVQRLMNVSADRQQSYFEANQVTLQDLSSCRGDPMSIVKNLQTLQGPYLQQHTTLATSVGIAEQQPKQVEERRKADNVNKKKRNLERGGHGTSLSNEFTGGTMMTEYLSRIPPPAHHNAANQQQQNGYFEFERWNLPPPTAKIFPTASSAFGSQSSLHHSSNFVGTSAHQHQSLMVSHHHAPPPIPYFPAFHIPTGHHSHHSHEFQSSVEITPIGFGETTMNQNTNYNQEIRDDQPKVIVPNIEEELGFLQQNQQLNLQNMNQINKDFKQPNRDPNTGFMMSYLKFLQGERDSSPPPALRGGRKMTWNRSKPYIPIESSKATEISINGESVKSQEKSIVKEMSVKQIPAIDYANDPRYFPLPKERKKLNFDSSDDGFTSDDDFFSSKKTEKKVQNVNNMNNIEVVAVKLEGKGRKGRPIKPGGPTDRKRRAAAAAAAAETEKKSSKTIEEVDPLLLPPRRETSRRKAKEKTSVKQFLDRQQGIDYFDNDEEQVDSDSDPAWTPAVKLIGDEDEKRKKRTRPVITKKIRKMLEEDDYSSGEVIISKKLTRKKYEAVSKNSNSSSKLSCRIDEKLAAANDEDIDILPFKHLIGSSEDVSGEFVVIKTDLDEEEDPPLWRIDGKTLLQKYQPFKSNGKTLYKNIPTYSAWVSQNRHIYQQVPVKFWQQGKTETIVEFLRDEMIIDDSFKQ, encoded by the exons ATGGATCCCGTTAGTCCATGGTACACGTCATATAATCGTCTAACTGCGGGTAGCTCTGGAACGTTTCAAACACCGTCGACTACAACTGGCGACTTTGTATCTCATCATTTAGCAACAACTGCTACGCAAGCAGTGCCATCAACAACAACGTCACAGTTACTTCTTCAGGCGGCTCATACGACAGCAACTCTGGCAGGCCAACCATCCCCTTTTAACCCAGGGGGGTTTTTATCTCCGCCTCCTGTAGGTTATGAAGTTTTCTCACCTCTGTTTCATCCTAATACTAAGCAGGCGCATTATGTCACTCAGCACAGGCAACAAGTACTCGCTCAAGCGCAAGCAGTGTCAGCGACAAAACAAAACGCTACGACCGAATCTGATATTTCTACGTTGAGAGAGAATTATAGCTCATCTCATCAAGTTACATTTTTCGAGCAACAAGGAGCATCAACGACATCGCCTACGACATCGGCACTGTCATGGACGTCTCAGAACAACACACAACTCCCTAGCCCGTTTGGTATTTTGCCGCATGAAAGCGTTGTTCCATCGTCTCCGGCTCCGTCTTCTACAAAATCTAGTGGCACTGACTATGAAAGTGCATTTAACACTCATTTTAGTACACAGACCATAAATAACATTAACGCGTCTCAAATAACCAGTCCATCTGCGTGCAATGCAGATTTCAAATCGTCAAGCTGCCCGACCGAATCGAAAAAATCGATCAGTGTAAGATCTCAATCACCTGTCATCAGCGTAAAGTCTACTATTTCCACATCACAAGTTAGCAATAGCCAAACGTTTTTTCATCAAGTTCCAACTTTTAGTTCTGATACCTTGAGTGATAATTATTCGGGTGCTGGTAATGAAAGTCAGTCCGCCACTGAAAATGACAAAGTGCAGTCGTCGCTGCAACATCAGCAATCGTGTATTGTCTCGACGAGCAACTCTTCTGATAAAGAATACCGAATATCACAACCGTCCTCGAGATCGGCAACGTCGACAACGATCTTTCTAAGCGCCCCTGCTCGGTCAAGTTCTACACAAGTGATTCAGGACAAACAAGAAACACGTAATGGTAATTTTGTGTCACTACCTAATAAAGCGGCGACCACTATCACGACACAACAGAATATTCAGACCAAAGCGCAGACTAAGAGTTATCCAGGTATAGGAAACCATGGAATGGAGCACCGACGAAACGAGCAACAAAGGCATGATAATAGTCAGTCGTCTCCGATCAGCTTTTCTATCATGGAAAATCGCAACTTAAATTACACTGCAAATAATACCACTAATTGCAATAACACGAATGGCAAGCTTACGAACAGTCAGAGAACATTGTCTAATAGCAACTTACAATCACATTCTCAGCAGCAACAAACGTTTCATGTTTTGAATCAGCAACAGCAGGCTACATCTTACAGACATTATTTAACAGGATCGACGAGCGACACGGAATATCATCCAGGCAGATCCAAGTCTGCAACGTCGACGGATTCCGCTTACTCATCTAATACTTCAACGCAAAATGGACACGATTGCAGCGTTGTTGTTCCACGGCGACCGAGCCCACTGCAGACTCATTCACAAGCTAGTCCCTTGGGCCACGTGCCAAGTCCGGCGTATCCCATGTACAACAGTCCGATGGCGACTATGTCGCCATCGCCGTTGCAACAACACGAGACCAACGGCAATCAGTGTACTAATAGTACATCATATAAAAACGGAGTCACTCAACAAGTTGCTCCGAGATCACCCTTGGATGTTACTGTTCCCAGACCGGCGTCGCAGGGACAGGTAGCTTATTCATCGGTGATCACACGAGCATTGAGCACTACGGAGAATAATAAGGCGACTTACAACACAGAAAGTAAAACGTACGATAGACAGCAGCAACAGGACTTCTCACAAACGCAGAAGCAACAGATTTGTTGGGAAAATGAAAATCGGCAAACGGTGAACGGTACTAGGAAGTTTTCCGTCTATGTTGGCGCGAATACGACCAGTGATATAAACATGCAAAGTACTTTACCAGTTCAACAGCAAGTACAAAGGCTCATGAATGTATCAGCGGATAGGCAGCAGTCATATTTTGAAGCTAATCAAGTGACATTACAAGATTTAAGTAGCTGTAGAGGAGACCCAATGAGCATCGTGAAGAACTTACAAACGTTGCAAGGACCCTACTTACAACAGCATACGACTCTTGCTACTTCGGTTGGCATCGCGGAACAGCAACCAAAGCAGGTTGAAGAACGACGAAAGGCTgacaatgttaataaaaagaaaagaaatttagaaaGAGGTGGTCATGGTACATCATTATCCAACGAGTTTACAGGTGGTACGATGATGACGGAATATCTCAGTAGAATACCTCCACCTGCACATCACAACGCAGCGAATCAACAGCAGCAAAATGGTTACTTCGAGTTTGAACGATGGAACTTACCACCACCGACCGCTAAGATATTTCCCACAGCGTCCAGCGCCTTTGGTTCTCAGTCGTCGTTGCACCATTCAAGTAACTTTGTGGGTACTTCGGCTCATCAGCATCAATCGTTAATGGTGTCGCACCATCACGCACCACCACCCATTCCGTATTTTCCGGCTTTTCATATTCCCACGGGTCATCATTCACATCACTCGCACGAATTTCAATCTTCAGTTGAGATAACACCAATAGGATTCGGTGAGACCACTATGAATCAAAACACCAATTACAATCAAGAGATCAGAGACGATCAGCCTAAAGTAATTGTTCCTAATATTGAGGAGGAATTAGGTTTTCTTCAGCAGAATCAACAATTGAATCTGCAAAATATGAATCAAATAAACAAGGACTTCAAACAGCCCAACAGAGATCCTAATACGGGATTTATGATGAGCTATTTGAAATTTCTGCAGGGTGAAAGGGATTCTTCTCCACCGCCTGCCCTACGCGGAGGTAGAAAAATGACATGGAATAGGTCAAAACCATATATACCCATTGAATCGAGCAAAGCTACAGAAATTTCAATTAACGGTGAAAGTGTTAAATCTCAAGAAAAGTCGATAGTAAAAGAGATGTCGGTTAAGCAAATACCTGCAATAGATTATGCTAATGATCCTAGGTACTTTCCGTTaccgaaagaaagaaagaaactcAATTTTGATTCGAGTGACGATGGATTTACTAGTGacgatgattttttttcttctaaaaaaacGGAGAAAAAAGTGcagaatgtaaataatatgaataatattgagGTTGTTGCTGTAAAATTAGAAGGAAAAGGTAGGAAAGGCCGACCTATCAAGCCTGGTGGACCCACGGACAGGAAGAGAAGAGCCGCTGCGGCAGCGGCAGCAgcagaaacagaaaaaaagtcTTCAAAAACAATTGAAGAAG TGGATCCTTTGCTTCTTCCTCCCAGACGTGAAACATCGAGAAGAAAGGCAAAAGAGAAAACGTcagtaaaacaatttttagatCGACAACAGGGTATAGATTACTTTGATAACGACGAGGAACAGGTAGATTCCGATTCCGATCCAGCATGGACACCTGCTGTAAAATTGATTGGCGATGAAgacgagaaaagaaagaaacgcaCAAGGCCCGTTAtcactaaaaaaattagaaagatgtTAGAAGAGGATGACTATTCATCTGGTGAAGTCatcatttcaaaaaaattgacaaGGAAGAAATACGAGGCGGTCTCGAAAAATTCTAATAGCTCCAGCAAACTTTCGTGCAGAATTGATGAAAAATTAGCTGCGGCAAATGATGAAGATATTGATATCTTACCATTTAAG CATTTGATAGGCAGTTCAGAAGACGtg TCTGGTGAATTTGTCGTGATTAAAACAGATTTGGATGAGGAAGAGGATCCTCCTCTTTGGAGAATAGATGGCAAAACATTACTTCAAAAATATCAGCCGTTTAAGTCCAATGGAAAAACTTTATACAAAAACATTCCTAcg tattctGCATGGGTTTCACAAAATCGTCACATATACCAACAAGTACCGGTGAAATTCTGGCAGCAGGGCAAGACAGAGACAATTGTGGAATTTTTGAGGGATGAGATGATCATTGACGACAG